The segment ACACCGTATTGTGTGCTTTCTTACCGTTGTCATGACCTTTCTCGTCCAGAAGCTTCTCTTCGCGCTCGTCCGTTTCGCTGCCGCACTCGTTGGCGGACTGCGTGGCACACCAGATCGCTCCGATCAGTCTTTGGTACAGGAATGACTGCCGGCAGACCGGTTTGCTGAGATTGAGGTGATCGTCTCCGGTCAGATAGAAGTCCCCTTCGTCGATCCGAGCGGAACGCTCCGGAACGATGTGAAAGGTCAGCTTGAACGAAGTCAGCACCGTGGGCCGTCCTTCGCAGATGCTCACAATCTCCGGTTTCCGACGGAAACCCGTAATTGTTTTGAGGAAAGTTTTGTTCAAATGTAACAGTTGTTTGGAGTTTTCCTCCAGTTCGCGGACCTCGACTGACGGCCAAACCAGCGCGGATGTGTGTTGTTTCAGTTTGGCTACAGAACTGCCCCGATGGGGCGTTCCGAGAAACATTATGGCACGAGAATTGTGAGCGATTCGACGAACGGCTGGATCGTCACTGCTGGCAGCCTGTACGATGATGCTTTTGACTAGTAGACCACCCATCGAATGGCCAACCCAAACCACGGGTCGATCCTGACCGACGTTCGAATTGGCTAGCTTTTTCAGGAATTCCATTGCTCGCTTCTCCAGCTTACCGTCGTACTTTTCACACGGACAACCACTAGCGGACCACTGGGACAGCGAGGAATCGTAGTTCAGTCCGATGACTCGAATGTTGGGAAAATCCTTCGGCAGCCACTCCATTGGCCAGCAGAACGAGCGGCCTACGGACTCGTCCCCGAGTGGCTCACGCAACCACTGCTCGCCGGACACACTGTAGCGGCCTTCGGTGTTGCGCACCCGTGGACTGGTATACTTCTCGTCTGCCACCAGCGGCAGATCGGGAAAAACGACCGACCATTCCGAGCTGAGCGGTTCGTCCTCCTGCAGGGCTTGAATGAGCTCCTGGGTGGCGGTGTCACTGATCGACGGGTGCCGCTTCGGCGGCGTTGGCTGCAGGGTCAGCAGCTCGTCCTTGTACGGGGCAATGCCTTCTGCAATGCAAGAAAAACACCCCAAGATGAGGTGGTTAAATTTAGAACGAACAAAAAGCTGACGGAATGTGATAGAACAAATTTCAAGATCGTAGAACTGTTGTTAAATTTTTGACATTCAAAGGGTAAGACAAGCACTGAAGCGCGCGAATgactaaaacaaaaattaatccaGTCGCTAATGAGTTCAACTTCGTTCAAACGAAACATCGAACTGGGATTGAAGCACCGAAAAAGAAACTATAAACAATCAAATTGATAATTTAGCGTTCCAGCAGAGGGTTGGCAGTTTAGGGTCAAGACGCACTGCTCGGTACGCTTACCTTCTGCGTTATCCTCTGCaggcagcagctgctgctgctgttcttGGTTGCCTTCATCAAAGGATGATTTTTTCGCAGACCAACGAAACAAGCGGATGAACCGGCGAGGGAATTTATCACCTCCTTCGGATGACTTCGGATTCGTGGTTGTTGGCGAGTTGATAGCCGATACTTTGGCGTGCTTTTCATTGGAAGACACTAGATTTACGGATGAATGTTTCTTACCTAGAAGACTAGCCGCTTGCGGCTTCAAATCCTTCTGACGCCACGTAACAAATACTCCTCCTGAAAGACGGAAAAGTTCAATCATTACAAAATGGCTGCCATACTAGTGACGTAAAACATTTACCTAGCAGGCCATGAATAAAAACCACATCCACATCGGGCTTTCGTTTCCTGCGACCTTTCGGATAGAGCGGATAGACGTTCGACTCGTAGCTAAAGCCGTTCGGATCATCTCGATCGAGGTTCGAAAGGGTCAAATCAGTCGTCACCTGCATTCGCATGTCAACGTCCTTCTGCCAGCGAGACAATATGCTAATCCAGCCACTCGCGAAAAAGTCATAAGCTCGATCACCGCAAACCGACAGGTTAGCAATGATCCGGGAGATGATCAGCTTCACGTCAATGTtatctttaaatattttttccgcTTCAATCAGCGCCAGCAAACCACCAGCGTCAATGATTTTCAGACAGTTTTCCTTTGCAATGGTTAAATGAACCAACGCACTCAGTGCTTGCTTCAGCAGTTCTTGCTCAAATCGGGAAAGACTTAGCCGATAGTCGATACCGTCGTCTCCCACGGGTTCCTTGATGTGATGGGCAGCAAATGTATGCTCCAGCACGTATGCTGCGCACCGATCCGGAATCAACTTTTCGATTAGACCCTTGATTCCGGCCAGTACATCGTGAATTTCCTTCTCCACCCCATACTGGCGTGGTGGTAGAAACCAACGTGAATCACAGTTCGACCGCGCTAGAGAAACCGCCgtttgggcatcacaaagttgaGCCAAATGCTGAAAATCCCAATCTGGAGAAGATAAAAGCAAATTAACATCGCAGAAAGTAAAAAGTCCATCACTGACTAATCAAAGCAATGTTGTGCAAAGTTAGAAAATACCTTGTACTAAGTTGCCTGCGAATGTGTGCATGAAATACATCAACAAAGAGGAAAGGTTGAGCGGTTTCTAGCAAGCTTATCGTCAGCCAAATCGTTGAACTCACCTTTCAAATGATCAATCAAAGCCAACTGCTTGATCGCCTTCAGCCGCTCGCTTTGCTCGCCCTTCTGGGCGATTCGCAGTAGGCGCCAGGCAACCGAATGCTTCAGCGCCTTCCACCACTTGCCGAAAGGATGAACAACCACATTGACCAGCTTACTGTTCTGCTGCTCCTGTTCCAGCTGTTCCAGCAGGGACTGCCGATAGATGTGATGCTTGATGTAGATGTAATCCGGCCGCTTCCGGTCGATGTCCAGAACTCGGGTGTCGATTAAACTACTCAGCGCCGCGTGCATGCGGTAGGCTTCATAACCGACAAGGCCAAGtctaaaaatagcaaaaccagAACAGTACACAATTACGCACCAAAATATTGAGCACACTGGGCGTGGACACCAACTCAGAATACTTACAGCGAAACTATTCCGCCACCAAAGCAAAATTTGCTGTACTTTTTGTACTCACTGTACATAATTGCCACTAAAAATTTGCATAACGTCTCAAAAACCAATTTCAGTTTTTAGTTTTGTAGTCTATAGAATCACGACCATTTTTTCGTTCAAACGAACAAAGAGCTTCGCTAATCTTTAGCACTATAATTCACTAGCTCTTCAGCGCTATTTTTGTTCCGCCTCTAAAAAACACTTCTACTCACTGACGTTTTCCGCTGAAGACTGCGGGAAAATTCGCTGCCAAAATTTTAATCtcacaggaaaaaaaatcgcAAAACTTAGGAGGCTTGTCGTTTAGGTACATTCAACTATATCGAACGATGTGGGAAAATGATGTAAACaagcaaaatcatcagatgaaaatccattcatcatCGCATTCACCATTCACACGTAGTGTTGTTGCGACATCCGTGCCTTTCGGTCTCTCCTTTGCGATCGAGCGGTTGGCAGAGCGAGACCACTAGTGATGACCGAGACATCAGCAGATCAGATAAACACGTTTTCACCTTCTTCTTATTGGGCAGGATTTGGTGGCGCTGTTTACCAAATACGAGAAGTTTTTCTGCCAACTTATTATTTAATGCACTACTTCTTGTGAGGTTGTTTACAAAAACTATTATTTATCATGCTTAAAATCCATAAACAGCTTGTTGTTGTTGATCAATTCAACTATCTCCAAACTGCAGTAAGCTATTTTAAGAAAAACTACTTGTTTTGATGGACTGCTTTTGTGGCACAGAACTTTACGCAAGAAGAAAAACGAACACACTCGGAAGGAAATCGAGGAGGAAATAAATCTACACGCTCATTCATTTTTACTCAATTTAAGTCGAGAATGAAATcttgcgtaacttttcaaaacgaCCTATACGTAAGTACGTTTCGCGTAAATCaataaaaactttgaaaagtgAAATTTGCCTAAAAATcgcgcaaattttaaaatttacgtATTTAAGAAGCTGCATAAATCTAAAAATTCGTCAAATGAAAAAACACACAGAGTACAAAATTTGCGTACATTTTCACAGTCAATCACACTCTATCTCACTGCAGTTACGGACCCTCACGGAGAAGAAAATTTACaatttgtttcaaacattcgaccttttcgcgtgtcTAATGGCGGCtaattaaagccctataaagatatacatttatagggcttcacGACTAGTGGGCACAGCTTTCGGAAAAAATAACaggcttttggcaactctgctcacgtcaagttgacattttcccccttgtaaaactgtcaagcgtacgttagcaaagttgccaaaagcatataaatattttccaaaagttgtgcCCACCAGctgccattaagcgcgcgaaaaggtggatatgaGTTGTTAAGTGTTAAGTATAACTAAATCTTTCAAATTTAATTACTTACTTATTGGTATATGTCCGTTGGTCGGGCAGAACAAAAGGGATgatatcagagatctccactgtcgACGGTTACCCGTCATGGCTTTCCCCTGTCTCCAGGACAGGTTGTCGTCTACAGTCCGGatatcgttggctaagctgcgtcgccataagcc is part of the Sabethes cyaneus chromosome 2, idSabCyanKW18_F2, whole genome shotgun sequence genome and harbors:
- the LOC128734543 gene encoding protein SERAC1 isoform X1; protein product: MYSEYKKYSKFCFGGGIVSLLGLVGYEAYRMHAALSSLIDTRVLDIDRKRPDYIYIKHHIYRQSLLEQLEQEQQNSKLVNVVVHPFGKWWKALKHSVAWRLLRIAQKGEQSERLKAIKQLALIDHLKDWDFQHLAQLCDAQTAVSLARSNCDSRWFLPPRQYGVEKEIHDVLAGIKGLIEKLIPDRCAAYVLEHTFAAHHIKEPVGDDGIDYRLSLSRFEQELLKQALSALVHLTIAKENCLKIIDAGGLLALIEAEKIFKDNIDVKLIISRIIANLSVCGDRAYDFFASGWISILSRWQKDVDMRMQVTTDLTLSNLDRDDPNGFSYESNVYPLYPKGRRKRKPDVDVVFIHGLLGGVFVTWRQKDLKPQAASLLGKKHSSVNLVSSNEKHAKVSAINSPTTTNPKSSEGGDKFPRRFIRLFRWSAKKSSFDEGNQEQQQQLLPAEDNAEEGIAPYKDELLTLQPTPPKRHPSISDTATQELIQALQEDEPLSSEWSVVFPDLPLVADEKYTSPRVRNTEGRYSVSGEQWLREPLGDESVGRSFCWPMEWLPKDFPNIRVIGLNYDSSLSQWSASGCPCEKYDGKLEKRAMEFLKKLANSNVGQDRPVVWVGHSMGGLLVKSIIVQAASSDDPAVRRIAHNSRAIMFLGTPHRGSSVAKLKQHTSALVWPSVEVRELEENSKQLLHLNKTFLKTITGFRRKPEIVSICEGRPTVLTSFKLTFHIVPERSARIDEGDFYLTGDDHLNLSKPVCRQSFLYQRLIGAIWCATQSANECGSETDEREEKLLDEKGHDNGKKAHNTVFNDVYRRLKQMDKMFNIFL
- the LOC128734543 gene encoding protein SERAC1 isoform X2 is translated as MYSEYKKYSKFCFGGGIVSLLGLVGYEAYRMHAALSSLIDTRVLDIDRKRPDYIYIKHHIYRQSLLEQLEQEQQNSKLVNVVVHPFGKWWKALKHSVAWRLLRIAQKGEQSERLKAIKQLALIDHLKDWDFQHLAQLCDAQTAVSLARSNCDSRWFLPPRQYGVEKEIHDVLAGIKGLIEKLIPDRCAAYVLEHTFAAHHIKEPVGDDGIDYRLSLSRFEQELLKQALSALVHLTIAKENCLKIIDAGGLLALIEAEKIFKDNIDVKLIISRIIANLSVCGDRAYDFFASGWISILSRWQKDVDMRMQVTTDLTLSNLDRDDPNGFSYESNVYPLYPKGRRKRKPDVDVVFIHGLLGGVFVTWRQKDLKPQAASLLEGIAPYKDELLTLQPTPPKRHPSISDTATQELIQALQEDEPLSSEWSVVFPDLPLVADEKYTSPRVRNTEGRYSVSGEQWLREPLGDESVGRSFCWPMEWLPKDFPNIRVIGLNYDSSLSQWSASGCPCEKYDGKLEKRAMEFLKKLANSNVGQDRPVVWVGHSMGGLLVKSIIVQAASSDDPAVRRIAHNSRAIMFLGTPHRGSSVAKLKQHTSALVWPSVEVRELEENSKQLLHLNKTFLKTITGFRRKPEIVSICEGRPTVLTSFKLTFHIVPERSARIDEGDFYLTGDDHLNLSKPVCRQSFLYQRLIGAIWCATQSANECGSETDEREEKLLDEKGHDNGKKAHNTVFNDVYRRLKQMDKMFNIFL